The genomic window aaaaaaaagaagaggaaataatctcttacaaaattaatcaaaaaagataattgtttgattattttttgtcaatatgcaatattttttattgagatttttaaaagaaaagaaaataaataagaggaagaaaaaagaacaaaaattcacatatacatatctaaaaACGTGAACATGCacgttttaattataaatatagtcTTCCAATCGacagatttaattattaaaattaggcgatatctatatagatataataataataataataatgatgatgataataataattataaaaataataataatgataataataaacaaaagaaaaagtatcacGAGTAGcgtgcaataaaaaaaagtaattcagTTATTGActgaatatttttacaaatgtcaatcaaaaatattgaaaataatttgtttgttttatatgaaaatacaGACATagacacacatttatatacatttataatatacatatacacataccgTCGTTAATAATTATGCACCTGGTAATGTCGTTATGCAACTGTAATACAATACATGTAGCAAGTTGTAGTAGAGAACGTAGAGATATAAACACCaaagtattaaatatcgatatatatatatatatatatatatatatatatatatatatatatatgtaagttatatgattatttaagatatctacatttaatttttgtttcaaaatttaattattcaaatctttttttctttttttttctttttttcttggagGTAAACAATTTCCTAGAAAAATAGGAATATTTTGTTCCTAAAGTTACATTTATTGATTCatcatttttgatttttaaatcatttaagaatataattaagtGTACTTTGATATTGTTTTGATTAGAGCTGcctaataattaaaaaatcaaaatatttaattaagtaCTACTGATATAaacgaagttaaaaaaaagaaagggaaaaaattaaaaaaaaattttaattagagaaaagaaatattgcaaaaattaaacataatttatGTACTCAGGGCAAATAAATaggttaaattaaaataataataagaaacaaaatttgatGGAAtgttatgaaattataatctcacttaaaaaaaaaagaacaatcaaAATAATCTCGACAGCTCTAATTACgctcaattattataaatgatctGCAATAAGACGAAGTATGGAAATCtcataattttagaaaatgtCTATTGTTGATAAGGTATATGTATTACGTAGTTATATGTCGATACGCgtccatatatatacatacgtacatatacgttcCCCTACGTGTTTATATAGTTGACCCCAATGATTATGAAACTGACccatcatattttatttttattatttttgtttgttaattatttcacTAACATTATTAACATAGATATCAATGTAACGCCAACAaatcacatttttttctttttatttacgacTTTTAATTCAGGTCATTTTCATAATTGTTGATACAGTTAGGgatgataagagagaaaaaaaattgattaaaaagtattatttttttttctcgaaaaaacaattataagTACCTTACCGATAATCCTAAGCGTTATTTTTAACTGAAAAATGCCGTCTCAAGTAGATATAATGTCTTTTTTAACTtgtatcgtataaaaaaaaagaatcaatcaAGGTTAAGAAATCGAAGGTGTTTTTATAACTCGCATTTTTACGAAGATCTTTATTGTTCGTCAATAAATAGCAATGAAATTTATCAAATCCTCGCTCTcttaatgtataatgtatcattattattacatagtaataataatcgaaagacAATAAACGATAAGTGTTCAACTATGGAATCactaatttgtaatatttaaataatatcattttcgcGGGCTCGACAATTCTAACCTTAAACAAATTTaccaaagaagaaaggaaaaaaaagaaaaaacaatttcgagttacgagaaaaaattaataatacattataaaaaatcaaattttaataaaaatatataagaataatttaattatgattatttttcaattattatttcgacaaattttaaaaaaacaaaaaaaacaaaaaaaatatgaaacgaaTTAATCGAATCTGAAAAGAAGCctaacgaaaacgaaaaagaaactacAAATTGATCGTAGAAAACAAATTGatcgttgaagaaaaaaagatctttcaaTTACGCTTATATTCGGTCGTAGGAAAGAACACAACTTGTCTCTATAATTCCACTTCAAATCACTTTCATACATACTATGCTCTCTAATTCCGTCTTTTATGccttaatatacatatgtatctacatatgtgtatgtaagtatatacgtaatCTACGGAATAAATCATCGCTTCAGAGAAACTCGACTCTCGAAAGGAAAGCGTAATaaacttcgatcgatcgaataatttttagcGTCGCGACCGGGATACTTCGCGAGAAACGAATTGGAACGATCGTTCACGAAGGGGATGAGAAGGAGTGGGGATGGGAGACTAGAATAAATCATTGCGCATGTCACAAAAGTCTACGTCGCCGCGTCCCTTCGAACCACTGAATCCCTCTCCCCTCTTCACTCCTTATTACGACAGTTTCATTCGACCGAACGAACGTTAAGGGACGTCGTTCGTCTCTTTGTGCGGCGCCTTTAAGGCCGTGCATCCATTAAattgaatcaaaaaaaaaaagaaaagaaaaagtaagaagagagaaacgagagataatataaaagaagattatttAACGCGACAGTGTTTTACGTTAAAAAGAGTATAACGAGGTTAGGATATCTAGATTAGAATTCAGTGGATCGTTAAGTCATCTAATCACTAATAGGATGCTCAAAATCCTGAAAGCCGGCTGTACCGGCTTTAAGAGACTTCATACAAGCAGCCAGGTGAACATACGATCATTGTTTtaacccttttctttttttgtcctttttttaaatctttcagatattatttttgtttcaattaCATATTCTAAAGTgagcatttttcttttgttctctgTTTTCCCATTTAAATCTTTATCATTACcaagtatttcttttatttttcgaaataatcaattttcgttcgaattttGTCGATTGcgttatacaaatttattatcattccgATAAAATACGAACAGTTcacattttatcgaaaaattcgatttgtGAATGTAGggtatatcgaataattttctttttttcgatctttaaATTTTCTGCAGATTTCCATCTGACCTACTTTTTGTGAAAAGTTTCTATCTTTCCATTGTAGATATATTATGgaaatcgtttcatttttaattgatgCACAGGGATgttcttttataaatcatcGTTACtgtcgttatatttttattatttatagtttatttattattttagttatattattattccattaattcctttttatattattttacagtgTACAAATCGTATCTTAAGTGTTTGTCTCTGATGTGATAATAATGTTAGTAATTATGAAAGTGTTCTCAATGAAAAGTCTATagcattaaaagaaatatatacaggATGTGTACGAAGTGTATTAGCCAAAATTATTATggatatgaattaaaaataaaatgaaaattaattgtagtaatgaacatataatttattgatatatatatttatttatttatttatttatttatgtacgtataaatttcaatgaGAATAATTCGTGACATTTTATGTGGAACACCCTTAAGTGTTTCGTAACATCTACGaagttgtaatattttatgtgGACCATAcgatttgtaattaatttaataattaatctcttaataattaattattgtctaTATGTTATTAATTGACAAAtgtcgatattttattttcaagatatattaatatactattatactaaatgatatatttatttgacatgataataacaatatgtgtaattattttagataatatgatttatttatttaaataaaaaaatttcacttATTACTAGGTTTTGTTACGTTACGAATATGCACGTGGGCAACGGCAATGGCCTCTTTTGAGTGACAAAAATATCTTTGCAACTTCTCGCGAACGACGTTTGAATAAATAGTTAATATGAATATAGTTAACGGCTATGAAAAGATCCATAACTCGTTTAAtgaatttctaaattttttctataatcttttaatttgaTCAAACCgtttaaatgattaattttaattattattaattatagatgattaattgtatataataaaattaatgaaatggaggattagaattttttttttttttattaaataatcagTATTACTATATTGATTgatatacgaaaaaagaattttttatgagAATAATTTGTAACATTTCATAGGATTATCATCCTGTATAAATACAATTGTacaatatatgcatatatacttatatatgtgcaaattatttttatgctcgtattaagagaaaaatgaaatgctaaaatttcattggattgaacattattttcttttgaatttgtacaattcatatttttctttaaaattgatattcttAAGTACTTTTCTAAATACATAAGTGTAGCACACATGCacgtataagaaaaagaatcacgTGCTCGCGTGCATTCACTCGTTATCCGATTTGTAGGACACGTGGCAGGTTTCTGTTTAGAGTATTAGAAAGGGGAGGGGGTCGATTCATTAAAGGATCAATACGAAGTTGCATGGTGTAAGAGAAGTAACtacttttttgaaaaaaactttttggaaaaaatattttatgacgattcgatcaaattttttccattttatttatgtctttaagactttttcttttcctttattttttaagaatattttttctttttatcatatatcatattaaaaattaatagaaataattgatttccGTATGACATTTCGTGAATGATCGTAATACAAATGgaattgttcatttatttgGATTTGCCAATTTTTCTCAATTACgattttaaaacgattaaCGACAACGATTTAAAGCTTAAATAGGATCTTATTATTATGCTCgagaaattgtaaatattttcgtattataCTCGATAAGTTAGCTTGAAATTTAACTCGATACTATGTCCACAAATTTATTCTGTATGAACTACTTAAGGGTGGAGACAAATTGATATACTTATAGGGTGGCCCATCTTGAaatggaaattttttcttttataatctgaaaaattgaagaaaagtataacacatatatgacatatattttattttaaagatattttgtaGTTTTtaaacacacacgcacgtgcattgtatttattttatcttctttagaTCTGTATTTTTAACAGCgcgtttattaattaaaatttttctagcaatttatttgttatttctttaaatttgaaaaattgatttgtgtttttattttagaaacaGCTGCAACCTGTACCTACATCGAAGAAGTTGAGATCGTTGAAATACATGGATGTTACTTTTGGAAGTGCCTTAGAATTAGAACGAGTTCAGACacggtaaaaaaaattataccaatatttaatatactgtttgattataaattaaggatcaatttaatatcttgttttttaggagcaatagaaaaaaatatatatataaaattatatatatataattataaatataatacaatataattataaagattagattttttttaatgaaaccgtgcattgttttaattaattagatatttaaatcAGTTatctttaaacaaattattaattgagTGTAAGCCtaaagttaataattaacgagataTTAACGTGTGTATAATTAATGACCAATAATATATAGTTCAGAATGTAAATAACCTTAAGAACccatgaaaaaatgaaaagcatAAAATACAATCTTCAATAAGTTTAGTTACTACTTTACTAAcactattatttaaaaagaaaagctttaaaatttaatttataataacaacaacaaaataatagttTAGTTAAAATGTTCACTATTTTCTTGTACACACGATCGACGTCCTATATTCATACTTTTTCGTAAATTTTGTAACATTTCagatgttaattaattaatagcatttataatttttccttctagtttttataaattttaatttcaataagattatataatatactccACATGTTAATATCTCGTTAATTAGTAACTTTAGGTTTATACTtgtctaataatttttttcgaattaaaaaaataatcgattaaaatatctaataataataatattaataaaacaatacagGGTGTTTcataagaaagaattaaaaattattaaacttcCGGTTTAACTGGAAGTCTGGTgttttaattcatattattaaaatattttacataagagatgatgaaacatttttaaatatgtacatttttttctattgtttttaACAAAGTAGATATTCAACTAGACATTAATTTATGATCAACttgtataatagaatatttatttaaataattaattattatttcattgaaaactTCTAAAGATATcacaatataaaaagaaaaaaaaaagacagattatcataatattatttaattacatttacataatattatctctatcgatcgaagaataaaaataatcgattgatcgattagTTCTAACCAATCTGTTATTGATCCGAATCAATATAGAACAATTTATCGATTACAACTATGAACCTCGAACGTCATaacttttcattaaaataaatcctaTAAGAAGTTTCTATCAGGACTATTTCAAAATAGTCACTATATTGAAGTGAAGTGAGTATATTGGAACGAACGTTCTTTGATTTTAGTTTGATTTTAgtctgataaataaaaaatactatataacaaaacaaaaaacatgGATGATTATGAACATGGCGGTTATTATATCGACGATTTGATTGCGttcaacgaaataaattttgcaagaaaatattcgatttatgGGTAAGAAGAATGattcttatcatttattatcagTTTGATATTgtacagaaaatattttgacaagtgtttattaattaattattaaaatttcgttcgaatcgaGTCGACCATTTTGTTAGAGATTTATGatcaatatttgatatttaagaTGATATGTCATTTACCAAATTTTGAAATCTATCGGATAATTtgttcaaattattattgttaaatttctttaatatgtaatattaacaattgtttattttctaaaaacattaaaaaaaatttaagattcctgaaatattttaaatatcataaatgaaaaatagtatttctatcgaaaattagaacgaaaattagaaattttcataataacgCAATTACAGAAGATATATGCGTATGATGTTTGtccagataaaataaataaataaataaaaaataaaaaaagagaacaataaagaaagaaaataaatacgagattttttttaatttagaaaaattaaaaaacgtaataaatacaaaatagtATTTCCATCGAAAATTAGAACTTTTCATAATTATGCGATTGCATAAGAAACGCATGTGATGTTTgtgcaaataaaataaataaatgaacaaagagagaaaaagaaaaaaaataaatacgtgagatttttttcgaaaaacaaaaaatttaatcaatgaaaaataatattttcattggaaATTAGAATGAGAATTAGAACTTTTCATAATGGCACGATTGCATAAGAAACACACGTATGACATtcgagtaaataaaataaataaataagaaatgaagaaggagaaaaaaaaaagaaaaaaaatataaacacgaGAAATGTTtctagaaaaacaaaaagacgtaataaatgaaaaatagtatTTACATCGAAAATTAGAatgaaaattagaatttttcataatttgcGCGATTACATAAGAAATACGTGTGTGATGTTtatgcaaataaaataaataaagaaagaaagaaaaataaacaaaacgagAGATTtcaaaaaacaataaataaataaataaaaacgatttataaaaatgaaatattgtcGATTCGAATTAGTTCGAATGTTCCGAGAATTTGATGTTAACTGACCAGACAGATGTTCACGGACATGTACGTCACACGACAATTCTAGTTCTAATCACGCTAATCgctaaatttatttaacgctAGATCTACGGGTGGTACATCGAATCCAAAATTGACATTTATAATTCTCTATGTATGTTTTTCAAATTCGTATCTCTCACCGGATATAAACTCGATAGCTCGAACGTCGCTTTGACAGAAACTCCAGTTGCTTTCCAGAGTTAATGTCGATTAACATTGCTTAAAAttgctacttttttttttcctgtattttaaaatatttccgaATATCAAAAAGTTCGTTTTTCAATCAGTGTCGGTATCGATCGTACGGAATCTGTTCTGTGCGTGtctttttgaataataatttagatatattaataaataatataaacaacaacaataataataataaaattatactaaaatgaataatatcgttttagtgtaaattaatatcacgtttttattattaatgacgaatcttgtattaattttattatttgtattttattaatcgtgatcgattagattaaattagattagaaagattattatattataacaattgatttttttaataattttatgacaATGTAATAATCCCACTTCAGTTTTCATTATGATTgagagaaaaatcaattaaattaatcgttgatttttttctttcatttatatgataagaacttatattaatttcattaatatataaagatgagaaagaaatattagacaaattgattatatttattatgatttatttcactttattataaaatatactcagacttattttgttaatattgtattaattctgattagaaacaaatattagaaaaattagaattagtttcttttatctttttttcgttattttataaacaaaaactacgaaaaatttaattatgcCGTATATCGACATAAATGATTGAAAttcgaagataaaatatatcgattcaTACATGGATTATTCGATAAGATCAAAGATTGCTTGTTCAATATggttagagaaaaaaaatgaaaaatcgacgATGGTGTTAGCACGATTTCTTAGGTAAAACTAATTCATTTGAATATTCCGCCTATATACTAATCAAATTTGTtttgttcgtttcttctctcttttcagcGAATACAGCTTTATTCATGACAGTCATTACATGTAGTGAGTACCATGAGTACAATGCATGTCGTTTTCGCCACTttcacatttcttttcttttctttttttttttttttgaatactaattttgttttctgataaaaaaaagtgcttctatttcttttttccttttatttattttttttcttataacataggatatttttttattgtttgtattggctagtaaaaaaaaaagaaaaaaatgaaaaattgatgtttatataaaatctttttttttataaatataattataaatattacttaatagtattgattataatattttttttttgtgaagcACTTATGTATGCGTTTTGTGTGctttaatatatcttatttgtttttgtattgAATTGCGAGTTATGATTAGACACGAgtattttcgatattaattaaatatcaagtGGTATATTTAGCGAccactctatatatatatcatgtttgaagaattgatatttaaatttattacggAAAGTAAATGATTGATtgacaatatttaatatttgcatgttaaaattatttatcagatTTTAATAGTTCACTTTAGGTTatagtatttaattttaattttgtatcgtATAATGtcttgttttataaaaagaagattaatattatagaaaagataatatttatcttttttgtgtagttatatttgtttcattcgtaacaataacaatttgatctaatcgattaaataaaaatattaaaaatatttttacagcACGAAAGATCAGGATCATGCATCGAATGCTGAAGATGTTCTCTTTGATATGttcaaaaatgaagaaactgGTCTTCTCTCGGTTGGCAAGTTTCTCGCTGTAagtttaacaaattaaaaaatgttagatTAAGGAATTCCATTATTCCATAAGtgtaaaaacaagaaatagattaaaattaatagattaaattataattcatttgtTAATTTCTAGGCTTTGAGGACAACCggtttaagaaaaaatgatcCCCGACTTCAAGAATTTTCGGACAATTTGAAGAAAGAACATTCGAAATGTGGAGGACACGAAGGCGTGTCATACGAGACTCAGAGATTAGACAGGGAACAATTTAGAAGGTAAACTAATCTGTCAAAATATTTGGGTCGATCAATAATTAATGACTTTCATTTATTGAATcagtatttttaaacatttcgcCAGTATTTTAAGTAAATCGTCAGTATTCATAATAAAGCATTAATACGTGATACAAGCGATGCCATTCTGACGTAACCCTGATTCAATTTTGACgtaatcataatatttaattatttattctgatcatttattttacaaaatacttatcataaattaataaaatgatttataacaCAGGCTTTGCCAAAAATTCTTAGATAAagttaaatatcttttattcttagaCTAATTGCTTTTAATGCTTATAGTTTTTTCAGgcaaataactttttaaactaatatttaaataataattataatttaatttaatcaataactcaatgataatattatctacaggataagtaataataaatcagtgattatattatatacagaaaAACATTCGTTTAAATGATCAACttcgttatttaataattttgtttcaaaCAAACAATGATCgatgctttaaaaaaaatctttcaaaaatCATTTAGAAACATTATCTTGATATGAATTCATGAATGAAGCTCCAAACAGAgcatctatatattttctatttttcttaataattatctattattattttgtttgttatttcaGAATCGTAAATCCGAACATAGTGTTAATATCACGAGCGTTCAGGCATCAGTTCATTATTCCAGATTGGCAAGGTTTCACAAAACACATAGAAGACTTTTATTGGAAATGTAAATCGAATACAGAGGGCAAGGTTGCTTCATACATTCCACAGTTAGCAAGAATGAGTCCGGATTATTGGGGAGTCTCAGTTTGTACGATAGATGGTCAAAGATTCAGTATTGGGGATACGTCAATTCCATTCACGTTACAAAGTTGCAGTAAACCATTGACATACGCGATAGCTTTGGATAGGCTAGGACAAGAAGTTGTTCATCAGTATGTGGGCCAAGAACCATCGGGAAGGAATTTCAACGAGCTCGTTTTGGATTACAATAGTAAGGATTcgagtaaaatttttattttataacgtaCAACATCTATCTTATTTGTATGTCAAGTTATATTCGAAATACAAAAAactttttgataatttaattatatcgcaAATCGTACGACATtctatcgattaataatacaaataataatcaaatgaaTGTTGAATATTAAACAAGGACAagcatttaaaagaaaaaagttcattTGTTGATACAGAAAAACCGCATAATCCGATGATCAATGCCGGCGCCATATTGGTTTGTTCGCTCTTGAAGGCTCTCATAAAACCCGAAATGACATTGGCTGAGAAGTTCGATTTTACTATGAATTATTTCAAGAGATTGGCAGGAGATGAAAATTTTGGTTTCAACAATGCAGTTTTCTTGTCGGAACGTGAAGCCGCTGATAGAAATTATGCTCTTGGCTTTTACATGAGAGAAAATAAGTGTTATCCAGATAAAACGAATCTCCGTGAAATCATGGACTTTTACTTTCaagtatatatcataatatatatatatatatatataatattaatgtagtagaattattataatcattaaaaccaaaaaatttattagtaGAATGAGACgtcgattttttttgttaaatattttttacaagaagatttctttttttttcattcaaatttgccaatatatttttcttctgtttgttaattatatttgaaaatcgatgttctatattatgtataacatactatattataaagtatagtATTAAGAACGTTATACTTATTATCGTATACATCCGTTTGCGGttaacgtttaaaaataaaaccatTTTTCCTCGTTGTTGTAGTGCTGTTCAATGGAAGCAAATTGCGAAACTATGGCGGTAATGGCGGCGACATTGGCGAATGGTGGTATATGTCCTATTACCGAAGAGAAGGTCCTTAAACCAGATAGCGTTCGAGATGTACTTAGTCTGATGCATAGTTGTGGAATGTATGATTACAGTGGTCAATTTGCATTCAAGGTTACatgctattttattattattattgccttttcatcttcattataattactttcttattattattatattatatgtaggTTGGAATACCAGCAAAATCTGGAGTATCAGGAAGTCTTCTTGTAGTTATACCAAATGTGATGGGTATCTGTACGTGGTCGCCACCTTTAGATCTTCTTGGTAATTCTTGCCGAGGCGTACAATTCTGCGA from Vespula vulgaris chromosome 13, iyVesVulg1.1, whole genome shotgun sequence includes these protein-coding regions:
- the LOC127068631 gene encoding glutaminase liver isoform, mitochondrial isoform X3, which encodes MLKILKAGCTGFKRLHTSSQKQLQPVPTSKKLRSLKYMDVTFGSALELERVQTREYSFIHDSHYMYTKDQDHASNAEDVLFDMFKNEETGLLSVGKFLAALRTTGLRKNDPRLQEFSDNLKKEHSKCGGHEGVSYETQRLDREQFRRIVNPNIVLISRAFRHQFIIPDWQGFTKHIEDFYWKCKSNTEGKVASYIPQLARMSPDYWGVSVCTIDGQRFSIGDTSIPFTLQSCSKPLTYAIALDRLGQEVVHQYVGQEPSGRNFNELVLDYNKKPHNPMINAGAILVCSLLKALIKPEMTLAEKFDFTMNYFKRLAGDENFGFNNAVFLSEREAADRNYALGFYMRENKCYPDKTNLREIMDFYFQCCSMEANCETMAVMAATLANGGICPITEEKVLKPDSVRDVLSLMHSCGMYDYSGQFAFKVGIPAKSGVSGSLLVVIPNVMGICTWSPPLDLLGNSCRGVQFCEELVTEFNFHRYDNLKHATNKKDPRRHKYETKGLSIVNLLFSAASGDVPAMRRHRLSGMDMTLSDYDGRTALHLAASEGHLDCVEFLIEQCSVPHDPKDRWGKRPIDEAKNFGHAQVVEYLNNYAVAHKTEREYEENKENEVNEEKSSEKVGQSPLP
- the LOC127068631 gene encoding glutaminase kidney isoform, mitochondrial isoform X6, giving the protein MDDYEHGGYYIDDLIAFNEINFARKYSIYGEYSFIHDSHYMYTKDQDHASNAEDVLFDMFKNEETGLLSVGKFLAALRTTGLRKNDPRLQEFSDNLKKEHSKCGGHEGVSYETQRLDREQFRRIVNPNIVLISRAFRHQFIIPDWQGFTKHIEDFYWKCKSNTEGKVASYIPQLARMSPDYWGVSVCTIDGQRFSIGDTSIPFTLQSCSKPLTYAIALDRLGQEVVHQYVGQEPSGRNFNELVLDYNKKPHNPMINAGAILVCSLLKALIKPEMTLAEKFDFTMNYFKRLAGDENFGFNNAVFLSEREAADRNYALGFYMRENKCYPDKTNLREIMDFYFQCCSMEANCETMAVMAATLANGGICPITEEKVLKPDSVRDVLSLMHSCGMYDYSGQFAFKVGIPAKSGVSGSLLVVIPNVMGICTWSPPLDLLGNSCRGVQFCEELVTEFNFHSYYDHRYDNLKHATNKKDPRRHKYETKGLSIVNLLFSAASGDVPAMRRHRLSGMDMTLSDYDGRTALHLAASEGHLDCVEFLIEQCSVPHDPKDRWGKRPIDEAKNFGHAQVVEYLNNYAVAHKTEREYEENKENEVNEEKSSEKVGQSPLP
- the LOC127068631 gene encoding glutaminase kidney isoform, mitochondrial isoform X8, translated to MDDYEHGGYYIDDLIAFNEINFARKYSIYGTKDQDHASNAEDVLFDMFKNEETGLLSVGKFLAALRTTGLRKNDPRLQEFSDNLKKEHSKCGGHEGVSYETQRLDREQFRRIVNPNIVLISRAFRHQFIIPDWQGFTKHIEDFYWKCKSNTEGKVASYIPQLARMSPDYWGVSVCTIDGQRFSIGDTSIPFTLQSCSKPLTYAIALDRLGQEVVHQYVGQEPSGRNFNELVLDYNKKPHNPMINAGAILVCSLLKALIKPEMTLAEKFDFTMNYFKRLAGDENFGFNNAVFLSEREAADRNYALGFYMRENKCYPDKTNLREIMDFYFQCCSMEANCETMAVMAATLANGGICPITEEKVLKPDSVRDVLSLMHSCGMYDYSGQFAFKVGIPAKSGVSGSLLVVIPNVMGICTWSPPLDLLGNSCRGVQFCEELVTEFNFHSYYDHRYDNLKHATNKKDPRRHKYETKGLSIVNLLFSAASGDVPAMRRHRLSGMDMTLSDYDGRTALHLAASEGHLDCVEFLIEQCSVPHDPKDRWGKRPIDEAKNFGHAQVVEYLNNYAVAHKTEREYEENKENEVNEEKSSEKVGQSPLP
- the LOC127068631 gene encoding glutaminase kidney isoform, mitochondrial isoform X7; amino-acid sequence: MDYSIRSKIACSIWLEKKNEKSTMVLARFLSTKDQDHASNAEDVLFDMFKNEETGLLSVGKFLAALRTTGLRKNDPRLQEFSDNLKKEHSKCGGHEGVSYETQRLDREQFRRIVNPNIVLISRAFRHQFIIPDWQGFTKHIEDFYWKCKSNTEGKVASYIPQLARMSPDYWGVSVCTIDGQRFSIGDTSIPFTLQSCSKPLTYAIALDRLGQEVVHQYVGQEPSGRNFNELVLDYNKKPHNPMINAGAILVCSLLKALIKPEMTLAEKFDFTMNYFKRLAGDENFGFNNAVFLSEREAADRNYALGFYMRENKCYPDKTNLREIMDFYFQCCSMEANCETMAVMAATLANGGICPITEEKVLKPDSVRDVLSLMHSCGMYDYSGQFAFKVGIPAKSGVSGSLLVVIPNVMGICTWSPPLDLLGNSCRGVQFCEELVTEFNFHSYYDHRYDNLKHATNKKDPRRHKYETKGLSIVNLLFSAASGDVPAMRRHRLSGMDMTLSDYDGRTALHLAASEGHLDCVEFLIEQCSVPHDPKDRWGKRPIDEAKNFGHAQVVEYLNNYAVAHKTEREYEENKENEVNEEKSSEKVGQSPLP